From a single Miscanthus floridulus cultivar M001 chromosome 8, ASM1932011v1, whole genome shotgun sequence genomic region:
- the LOC136477903 gene encoding dehydrin COR410-like, producing the protein MEDERNTQQHQGGEAHENAAADQVEVKDRGLLDSLLGRKKHEDQEKKQEEELATGMEKVTVSEPEKHEHKEEEHEAGEKKESLLAKLHRTSSSSSSSSDEEEEVIDENGEIVKTKKKKGLKEKIKEKLPGHHKDHEGAPVAAPAPVVETHAHHHQEEEHKPHFPAPAPPPRVETHVHQHDHGVVVQKVEDDVKTETLQAPPEEEKKGLLDKIKEKLPGGHKKPEADAAAAAPAAVHAPAPAPHAEDVSSPDGKEKKGLLGKIMDKIPGYHKSSGEDDHKDAGGEHKTSS; encoded by the exons ATGGAGGACGAGAGGAACACCCAGCAGCACCAGGGCGGTGAGGCCCATGAGAACGCCGCCGCCGATCAGGTGGAGGTGAAGGACAGGGGACTCCTGGACAGCCTTCTCGGCAGGAAGAAGCACGAGGACCAGGAGAAGAAGCAGGAGGAGGAGCTGGCGACCGGCATGGAGAAGGTCACCGTGTCCGAGCCCGAGAAGCACGAGCACAAGGAGGAGGAGCACGAGGCCGGCGAGAAGAAGGAGAGCCTTCTCGCCAAGCTGCACCGCaccagctccagctccagctcg TCGAGCGACGAGGAAGAGGAGGTGATCGATGAGAACGGCGAGATCGTcaagacgaagaagaagaagggccttAAGGAGAAGATCAAGGAGAAGCTGCCGGGCCACCACAAGGACCACGAGGGCGCCCCGGTGGCGGCGCCCGCGCCCGTGGTGGAGACGCACGCTCACCACCACCAGGAGGAAGAGCACAAGCCGCACTTCCCGGCCCCGGCGCCTCCCCCGCGAGTGGAGACGCACGTCCACCAGCACGACCACGGCGTCGTCGTCCAGAAGGTCGAGGACGACGTGAAGACGGAGACCCTACAGGCACCgccggaggaggagaagaaaggcCTACTGGACAAAATCAAGGAGAAGCTCCCCGGGGGCCACAAGAAGCCAGAAGCAGACGCTGCCGCTGCCGCACCGGCCGCCGTCCACGCGCCGGCGCCTGCACCGCACGCCGAGGACGTGAGCAGCCCGGATGGCAAGGAGAAGAAGGGCTTGCTGGGCAAGATCATGGACAAGATACCCGGCTACCACAAGAGCTCAGGTGAAGACGACCACAAGGACGCCGGCGGCGAGCACAAGACCAGCTCCTAA